From the genome of Grus americana isolate bGruAme1 chromosome 16, bGruAme1.mat, whole genome shotgun sequence:
CCGTCTGCAGAGGAGCAATTCAAGCCCATCTTCTGCAGCGTTCCTCTGGGCACCGAACCCTCACAACGCAAGAGCTGTATTTACCCTACCCGCTTTCTCCTATTGTCAgccacaaaggagaaaaatagctTAAAACTGCCACGATTTATTTCTGACAGGTTATTTTTCCCTGCTAGTGATGATTTGTTGTGTATCTGGTAGAAAACTGGCTATCATCTTACGAGATACCAAAATCTGAGCGAGTTACCTGCAATTCCCTAAAccattctcttttcctttagcTTTTGTCCAATCTCTCCCCATTCCTGGTCTCTGGCAGACGGAGGGGAgaggcacagccctgctgcagagcaccaTGTTTCTCACTGACACACTCTGCTGCTTTaaggcaaaaaaccaaaccaaaccaaaagtatttttccagaaagaCCAGGGATAGGCGACCAGAACCCTTCTATCAGACAGAAAAAGTTTTGTACCACACAAATAAACGAGCTGTGAGCACTGAGGACGGTTTGCTGGACTCCCCACACCACCCCGCTGGTGGAAGCTCCCGGCCATCCCCCGCCTCTTCACAGAGAGGACCGCGCCAGCCAGGCGGCTGCCATCTCCCGGCCCTGCACCCTCCCTGGAGCCCAGCCCCGAGCCTGAAGAGAGAGACGGCGGCCGCGGCCGGCAGGGCCCGGCCTGAGGAGACGGACAACCGCCCGCTCGTCCCTAGGCCGCCACCATCGCATAGCAACTGGCTATTGACTGGTTAGGAGTCCGCCCCCTCCTCCACCTGCCCTTCTTATTGGCTGATCGTCCTATGATTGGCGTTTGCGCTCACCAGTTCTTACCCTCCACGAGCCTCTCCGGTGCCGGGGGCGTGGTGCTACCCGGAAGACGCCACAGGAAGTCGAGGGCAGGAAGGGGGGGCAGAACACGAGAGAAGGATCCGCTGTGAAAGCCaataggaaaggagaagaggggaggTTCAGCCAATGGCAGAGCGCGAAGGGTGGGGCCCCAGAGGGCGGGGCTACTGTGGCCGGCAGCCGGCAGCTCCGGGGGGCGGCAAAGGTGATGGGGGGACCCGGGCGGGGGGACCCCGGGCcgtgggggggctgcgggcaccCGGACCGAGGAGCGTGCTGGCCTGAGGGGAGACTGAGGCGGAACCGGGAGGCGCTGGGAGTGAGgggggggcaggctgggggaaaGAGATCCGCGGAGGGAAcggtgctggaggaggagcgGCGGCTGAAGGGGAACTGGGGGGGTGGAACACgggggcctggggagggggttCCAGGCCGGGAGGACGCGCAGGAGCCGCTGGCTGCGGGGGtcgcagggctgggaggagaggggcagcTGTGCCGTACCTGTGCGGGACAGAGCTCCTTCAGCCCCGCAGAGCCGGCTGGCAGAGCCCGGTGCATCAACatctcctggtgctgctgctgtcacgCATAGCGGATCCCGTAAGGATTTGCGTTACACTCCATACTGCACGTGCTCTGTCCTGACGCACTTAGAGGTGGCAGGGCAAGGTGGGTGCTTGGGATAACCCCTAAAAACTGTGACAGACCCAGAGCGCGTATGCTCGAGCGCACTCAGGTGCCGCATCTCCAGCACCACACCTGCCCCGTGACACAGAGCTCTGGCTAAAGCCCTTTCTGTTCCCAGGTGGGAGTAGCGGGAAAGGAGATGTTCCTCGTGTCTGCGCTGGAAGCAGGATGAATCTCATGTCTATGGCGACAGAGCCCGAGTTGAAATGGATAACCCTGTGGGTCCGCATCAGGTGGGCGGCCGTGCTCGTGCTCCTCCTGGGCTCACTCgtgatgctgctgctcccgCTGGCTGCTGTGGAAGACCAGTGCCACGCACTGCTCAAAGGACTCTCCTTCCTGAAAAGTAAACTGGGCGCAGGCTCCTCAGGCATCACCACATACACTGGACAAACAACTGGACTGAGCGTGACCTCCAatgggctggagctgctggtgctgaAAGGCAAAGCCTCCCCAGGTAAGAGtgaccccagagctgctgtATAAAAACCACCTGTAGCTGGAGATCTGCCCCCACTGCCTGATGAGCTCCTGTACCCCGTAATGCTAACAAACTCTCACTGCCTAACTGCAAATTAACGTCAGCTCTAAGTGACCCAGAGGTCAGACATGGCATCACCAGCAGCCTGACTGCATTCCATTGCCCTGCGGTGCAGAAGGGCGATGCAACAACAGGCTGCAGCCATTGCCTTTCTTGGCCAGGACGTTAATTTGGAAAACATTCAAAGGGATCATTACAGTTCCAGCACTGTACCTTCATTCACATTAAAGCTGTTATTGCTGGGAAGATGTTTGACAGTTCAGTGAAAGATCAGATAGAAGCACTGTTAGCAGCTGTGGGCTGTGCTTCTAGCAAGAGAACTGGCACTGTTGCCAGGAGAACATATTGAAGTCGTTGTGTCCTCCCACACACAGCAGCCTGATGGCCAAAGCAGGTTTTGTTGGGACAGCTACACGCCTGTGGCCAGCTTGAGCCGTGCTGCTCACAGGTCCTGCCTCACCCCACTTCCTGCCAGGAACAGCTCTGTAAACGTGGCATAAGCCTCTGCACTTGTAGCCCAGCACAAGTTCTCCATGATGGTTCTTATAGACcagctttatttaatttttatatctgTGAACAGTGATGGTCGCCAGcagttttcagtaaaattcaCTACCCTGTTATCTAACTGTTACTGTTGCATTTCAGAAGTAAAGTCAGAAGCCAAAGCGGCTCTGAATCAAGCCCTCGAAATGAAGCGCCAAGGAAAGCGGGAAAAAGCCCACAAACTCTTCGTGTATGCCCTCAAAATGGACCCTGATTACGTGGATGCCCTGAATGAATTTggtattttttctgaagaggaaaaagacattCTTCAAGCTGACTATTTGTACTCCAAAGCGCTCACCATTTCTCCCTGCAACGAGAAGGCTTTGATCAATCGGGACCGGACGCTACCTTTAGTTGAAGAAATAGATCAGAGGTATTTTAGCATTATCGACAGCAAGGTTAAAAAAGTGATGGCGATCCCCAAAGGCAATTCTGCCCTGCGCCGGGTGATGGAGGAGTCCTATTATCACCACATCTACCACACGGTGGCCATTGAGGGAAACACTCTGACACTGTCAGAAATACGACACATCATTGAGACCAGATACGCTGTTCCTGGAAAAAGCTTAGTGGAGCAGAACGAGGTGATCGGCATGCACGCAGCTTTGAAATACGTCAACACCACGCTGGTGTCGCGGATAGGCTCCGTAACCATCAGTGACATCTTGGAGATACACCGGAGAGTGCTGGGCTACGCTGACCCAGTGGAGGCAGGGCGGTTCAGGACTACTCAGGTATTTGTAGGACATCACATACCACCACATCCCCAGGACGTCGAGAAACAGATGCAGGAGTTCGTGCAGTGGATTAACTCGGACGATGCCATGAGTTTGCACCCTGTGGAATTTGCTGCGTTAGCCCACTACAAGTTGGTTTACATCCATCCATTTGTAGATGGCAACGGAAGGACCTCGCGCCTGCTAATGAACCTCATACTAATGCAGGCGGGCTACCCGCCCATCACAATCCGCAAGGAGCAACGGGCCGAGTATTACCACGTCTTAGAAGTGGCCAACGAGGGTGACGTGAGGCCTTTCATACGCTTTATTGCTAAGTGTACTGAGACAACTCTGGACATGCTGCTCATTGCCACCACAGAATACTCTGTGGGCTTACCTGAAGCAGACGGCAGCACTGCTGGGTGCAAACAAACCATCCCCGTCAAGACTTGAGGGTTGTGGACGTTCAGGAGCCAACGAATGCGTGGGAGAATGGAACCCCAAGCCACTCAGTATTCCTGCTGGGAAATAACTTGACAGGTGTCGTCACTCTTtagcattttgtttatttaaagtgTCTTACATTTgattaaattaatataatttatttatatacattatgCCAAGCTGAAATGTGAACTGTTGATGTTGAGTGTGCACTATAACTTGCTTGTGCTACTGgaaggaggtggggagaggtgtCAGAGGGGCTCAACAAGCTGAAGtagaatttaatttctccttAAAATTAAGCTTTGAGAAGCTGCTTCAGTCACAACCCTTCACCTTGTCAGTCACCTGCATTGCCCTACCTTGTCAAGGAGCTGCTAGGCAAGACAAAGCCTTAACCGAGTTGTTGTGTTTGTGTTACCTCTTCCCTGTTCAAAACAcaccccaaaacacaacccTAGCAGTAACAGCACTCTTTAGCTACATTAATCGGCACCTTCCCTGTCAGTCATACAGGTTTGCAGTACTGATCAGGAAGAAGCCCGAACTCCAGTTCAAAGGCATCTCTCCCCtcccatttctgttttcagtagcACTTTGCACATTTACTTTCAGTTGCCTTTCCTAGGGTGAGTTTTGTACAACAAGTGGGAAGAACTTGGTTTAAGATTACAGATGATGTGACTGGAACAATAGAAGAAATGCTCTCTGACTTATTTCAAACTGCAAGGTGCTTTTGCTACCCTTCAGACCAGATGACCTAGTGCCAAGGCCTTGCCTCAGACCCATCTTATCAGGCAGGATCCCTGGGAAACTGCCCCCCATCCTTACACATTTCAGTTTAGGGTTTGAAAAGAGCTTGCTTCTACAAAGCTGTGGGCAGAAAAGGTTACTATATAGAACCTCAAGACAAGCTTTATCAGTTGTGCCAATCTGGTAAGAACGtgtataataataattttgccAAAACCTTAAATTTCTTCAATCTATACAAGAGAAATTCTCACAATTAATTATGAGGTCACATTAGTACTGTGATAAATGCGTCAAGAATCACGAGGCCTCTGTGCTGCAGTGGCAGTTAGTGTGGTAGCTGGAAGCTGCTGTGCAATTCAGAGTATActttatctttgcttttaagGTAAAAGCACCTGCATCCTAACAGAGAGCAAAAGCTGCCTCCACCCCTGCCTGGCAGTGGTGTAACAGCGTCGTTGATCCCAACACCTCTAAGTTCAGAAACCTTCAGTTCAACCCAGTTTAGAGTGCTCTTAAGCTTCAACCCTTCGCAAACACCAGGCCAGCATCAAGTTTCTTCCCTTCTAACTCTCTCTTACCCGCAAGGTAGTTAGGACACGTTTTATACAAGCAGACAATAGGACAAGACTGGGAGTTATTTATATACTACAGCTCCACTCCATGCTTATGTACCAATTACTGCTGATGGGGAAAGCGAACAATAAATGAAGAAGGTTGTTCTGTCCTTACAAAGCGTGCTTATTTTTGTAGTGCAAGGTGActataaataaaatctgcacTTTAgagctctgggaaaaaaatataaatgttattttagtaACAGattaataaactattttaatattaaagtctGTTTGGAATAGGCTGTtctcaaaacacttttctgCTGCAGTGAACTAAGAAGCAGTCACAGCTTGGTTCGTGAAGCAGCAAGTTACACAGTACACATCCTGGCTCCCTCAACTGCCGCACTGCAGCCTGGGGTGCCACGCAGCGCTCTGAAGCACCAAGTCCAACCCCAGCAGCCAAAGGAAACTCAACTCATCACCAGCGTGCCACCGGGGTGAGGCCAGCCTGGGCATTCCCAGCCCGCAAAGCGAAGCTTCGTGTGGAAGCGTTACTAGAATGTTTCTGAGCTGGTTTTGAGATACAGTCCCATTTACCATCAGTCCGACACCGAATGGCTAGCCCAAGCGTCTGGCCATACTGCCAACAAGCACCGACACAACCCGGTCCCTTCCTGCCTCACTGCAACCACCGGTGTTCCGTGGTTCAAAGCTACGAAGCAGACTcatcatttcaaagcaaagccaAGTCAAATCAGCACAGAATGTAAGCACTGAAAGTGGTGTTTATTTCCAGCAGTGCTTGTGTTGTACAAATGAACTCAGAACTGGGGTCCCCCCTCACGTTCAACCCCTGCCTCCGCTGACCCCCAGAATTCACAGCAGTTTTAGCTGACAAGCAGTAACATTTCTATCCAAGATCACGTACcagattattttaaagtctGAGGTAATTACCGAAATATAGTTTCAGGGTATTCATACTAGATGGGATGAGCTACCTAAAAGTGTTTAGGTGCCACTGTGTATATCAGTGCACCTGAGAGGTGAGGTACATCAGTATTACCCAGCTGCCACAGGATAAGTGCAATTCCAACAcccacattttaaacaaaagcaacagtATTTATAGAAAACCTTTGAGCACTCGAGTTTAATAAACCAAGAAACATATCAGCTTGCACTTCACATTTGTACAAAACCATACAGAAACCACCTGCAAAAGACGTATGAGCTAGCTagcaaaaacaaccaaaaaataaaaaaatggtcCTCAGCAACAGCATGTACAGCTTTTATGGGAAACAAAAATTACCAGATTTAAGTATTATCTCAtgacacttaaaaataataatttgaatgtCTTTTACAAATACACAATATAAAAAACAGGTCAACTTGAACAGAACATTAActgaatacatatatatgtatatttgtgtatatacatatacacacatatgtatagAAACTCTCCCAATACTAAAATAGGCCATTGTGGTGAAGTTACTAGCATCTGCCATTTAACTCTTAATGGAAGGAGATGACTgtccctgtgtgtgtgtgtgtgtgtgtgtttgggtgtGTTTGGGTGTAAAATGGGTTTGTTGTCAGAGAGAATGACTGCAATCACAATCTGAACTGACCAGTGGAGCTTGACAAGGTTATCACTAGGCTTTCACGCTACATCTCATTCgttaatgaaagagaaatatttgtaaagtaTTCATAAAACTTGATGTGGCATCCAACCTGTACAGGAAATATTTCCCCCCTCGTTAACCCTCAATATGAGGAATCATATAACACCATTTTACCAGAACATAGTGTAACTCTTTGctcttagaggaaaaaaaccctgaatttgTACCATCCTACACTGATCTCGATGAATGCAGTAGTCCAGAACAGTATTTACATGATTGTGACTGGCGTTCTCTCCTTGCTAGCATAAGGACACAACATGGCTTCCATAAAGGCATTTCACATTTTACCAGACCCGCTGATTGCAGACTTTTTGCTCACTTTTTCAGTAGCATCTTGGCAAAATCAGCATTGGACATCTTTTTAGGCTCCTCCGGGGGTTCGGATGAAGATGCTGGTGAGTTCTGGACCATCCCGTTCTCAGCCTTAGCCACAGGATTACTCTGGCGCTGTAACGCACGGGGCATCATTGAAAGCTgtgtccttccctttcctcGCCTGGAGAACaaaaagtgacatttaaaaataccccAGTGCACTGTGAACATACTGTTTTAGCTCGGGGAAACAGGAAGGACTTTGTTCACCATGAGGaacattcatttaaatattattcctgtcatttgtttcagaaataagtaGTGCAAAGCTTTCCATGGGTGCCCTTTGAAACAGTATACCTAAGTCCTGGCAGAAAACAACTACCCAACAGTCCCCAGAAATTGAAGCTCCATGTTTATCTACAGGGCACGTACAACACAACACCAACACGATGCTAAGCAGCAGGAGCACTCTGAAGACGAAAGAGCAACTTAATGCTTGCTGTGAACAACAGCTGGTTCTCCTGAAGGAGAGGACACGGAAGTTATTAGAGCTCAGGGGGTAACATCAGATCCAACGGGTCTGATGTCCGACACCCGATACTCAGTCACTACAGCCCTCTTTCTATtggtaaaaaacaaaaatctactTTTCCTCATCAATCCAGCAACCCGATTTCTTATGGTTCAGCGCCTTTTAAACATTCTCTTGTATTCTAGATAAGATTCCTCTGTTGCAGCATATAAAGGAAcccagtgttttctttctaagcATTGCCAAGCAGTCTCCCTCACTAGTACTTACGCTCCATAAACCTGCCGTGGTACCGCAAATTGCGAGGCTCTGCCTGCCTCGGGCTTGTCTGGCAGCTTTCGGAGAGGTGGGTTACTGATCGCCACCTTGATGACGTGTTCCTTAACTGTCAGGCCATCCATCTTCAGCACAGCCTGCGAGGCCTGAGCTTCGTTTTCATATTCCACATAGGCCAGGCCCTAAATAAGAAAAAGGGGTAACCTACGTTAGTTTTAGTGCATCTTTCTCCGCATGACAGCTTTCGCTAATAATTTGGCCAACTGATAAGAAAACCATACAGAAAGCAGATCTAGACATGGCTAAGAGTCTCAGTATTctttaggtaaaaaaaaatttattctctACACAAATCTACAACCTGCATTTCTTGACTCTCATTCACAATGCCCTAATTTGTGGGAGGggtataaaaaagaaaaaaccaaaacagacagGTACGGTATCTAAAGGGACTAGCACTGCTGCCCCAAGAACAGGGACTGGTGACAAAAAGCGTTCTTTGCTGGAAATGAATCCACGGTGACTTCCTGAAGTGCCAGCTGCTAACCAACTGCTGTTGGTGCACCTCCCATAACAGGGTCTTATTTCCAGCAACGGACAAAAGTGCACCCCAGCATCTGCTACGGCCAGCTCTGACAGAGTCCACTAGTTGGGATGCATCACCTCCCAGTTCTATTGCTGTTATTCTTTTAAATGACATTCAAATCCTTTAGCTGTATTTTTGGGTTATGTAgtttcacagaaaacacatcAGATTTTACACAACATTCAAAGTACATTTATTTGTGGTTCAGACAGAATCCCAGCTCAAACTAAGCCGAGAACATGGCTTGCAAGATTTGGGGTACACATGGAGAACACTCGTTACAAGGTATGCATGCCACAGGAACTGTACTTGAGATATTCTAGCCAAGAgctagaaaatacattttaaaaatacattaacatcCCCACCAGGATGGCACCCATTAGAAGCACCCAGCATGCAGACATGGCCGAGGTGTCAGGTAGAAttttggcagagcagcagctagTTTAGAGTCTCTTATTTAAGGAGGAGTCATTTATTCCAGGATGGAAATAATGAGCCCTGTCAGAAAGAGGTGGCTCATTTCTCACTGGCAGCAGGTGTTATGAACAATAGCCTCAAGGAACtgaagaaagggaggaggggaacTGGTTATACCAGGGGAGCCCTAGCTACTcagttactttaaaaacaaatactctTTACAGACTTACTAATGCCAATTTTTACTATACTCAGAGTGCTGTAAACATCTTTCCCTCTATCCCGTTTATATCCCACATTCTTCTTGCACAATTTAAGAAGCATTTTGGAAACgttcctcttcccctcctacTTATTTATTGGCACAAAAGCACACTAGGCTGTATAAATCCAAGCATTTCTACAAGTTTTGATGCAAAGACAGGTTggcaagttttaaaatacatagctTATTTTTTGCATCCAAAAATCATGAAGAGCTTCTCTTTGAAGGATTTCTTAAAATGAAGAGTGCATTAAGGATGCCTACCTTGGGTTTTCCAGCTCGGTTGGTGACCAGCCGAATGTCTTTCACATTCCCATGTGCTTTACACACATCTTCCAGCTCTTCCTTAGTGCAGGAAAATGGCAAACCAGATATAAACAATTTATGTTTCTCCAGCGTAGTGCTATACCTGAACacctgaagaaaggaaaaggctgtTAGATACCACACCAGTCAGAGACTCCAAGGATTTCAACCTATTACACCTCCAAAAGCTTATCAGAGTACTTCATATTTGTGTGATACAAAAATACCTTTGAGTCATGAGTAGTATCTTGAAAGATATTTGCATATAAACATACAGGCATACGCTAAGGATTTGCAAGTAATTCTAAGAACTAGATGCTTCTAAACACCTATGTCTCCTTCACAACAAGAAGGGCCATTGATAATGTCTTCTTGCTCAGTTGTCACTATCTAAACCATTAAGTTTTTCTGTACAATAACTCCATAACACAGAAAGCCACCGATTATACAACTAGTATCAAGTACAGACCATTAACAAGAACCAGTGGGTTGTGTAATAAATGCCCACAGCTGTACGACTCAGCCAAAAAACTACTCTGCAGATTGAGATGCTGAGGTAGGAATCTGGGTGCCTCGCACCGTTAACAAGCTGCTCAGATTAGCTTACTAAAGATTTGCAGAAATCTGCTAGTGTCAATCTTGGTTTATGCAAAGTAACATAAGATGCAAGAACTCCCAGAAAACAGTTTTACTGGCAAGACATAGCATTACCATTCCAAACTAGCACAACGTGAATTCGTTAGGTGCAAGCCCTCTGGAAGCAAGATATTCTGCTAGCTTTGCTATGCAGTCCCACTCTTGGACCTATTActtgaaagaataaaagtttACCTTAAAGTCTGGATTCTTGTTCTTGTCAACACACGGAGAAACAAACATCGGTCTTCCCTCCACAACTTTACGATCCAAGCCAAGAGCTTGGAgagcagatttttcttccttgaattCTACATAGCAGTAGCCCCGGAAAGTCCCCTTGTTGCTGAACACTGGACGGATTTCTGCTACCTCCCCACAGCTCTCAAAGAGCTCTTTCAGTTTCGCTTCAGGATCTGCCATGTTGTAGGAAAGGTTGCTGACAAAGACGGTGACACTATCTTTACTGCTGTCATGTAAAACTTTAGGGATGTCTTTTCGACTGGTAGAtgccttttccttttggtttgcTGGGTGATACGGCTTCTCAGGTTCACTTCTGCCAAACAGCCCGGTTTCCACCTCCATGTCTTCCTCAAGAAGTACGCCATCATCATCTCCCTTGTGTCTCTTGCTGGGCTG
Proteins encoded in this window:
- the FICD gene encoding protein adenylyltransferase FICD — its product is MNLMSMATEPELKWITLWVRIRWAAVLVLLLGSLVMLLLPLAAVEDQCHALLKGLSFLKSKLGAGSSGITTYTGQTTGLSVTSNGLELLVLKGKASPEVKSEAKAALNQALEMKRQGKREKAHKLFVYALKMDPDYVDALNEFGIFSEEEKDILQADYLYSKALTISPCNEKALINRDRTLPLVEEIDQRYFSIIDSKVKKVMAIPKGNSALRRVMEESYYHHIYHTVAIEGNTLTLSEIRHIIETRYAVPGKSLVEQNEVIGMHAALKYVNTTLVSRIGSVTISDILEIHRRVLGYADPVEAGRFRTTQVFVGHHIPPHPQDVEKQMQEFVQWINSDDAMSLHPVEFAALAHYKLVYIHPFVDGNGRTSRLLMNLILMQAGYPPITIRKEQRAEYYHVLEVANEGDVRPFIRFIAKCTETTLDMLLIATTEYSVGLPEADGSTAGCKQTIPVKT